The following are encoded together in the Lactuca sativa cultivar Salinas chromosome 1, Lsat_Salinas_v11, whole genome shotgun sequence genome:
- the LOC111911941 gene encoding disease resistance protein RPV1, translated as MASSSNSSIHNSFKYDVFLNFGGKDTRNNFIDHIYYALQQKSIYTYTDDKRIKKGERISDELLGSIEDSKFYIIVFSENYASSSWCLDEQLKIIECQKITEHTTYPVFYDVEPSEVRKQSGAVREAFAKHGNKEVAGKWREALKEAANMVRWELKNIADGVSLKYRHEAKFIQKIVEELSLELRDGF; from the exons ATGGCGTCTTCTTCAAATTCATCGATTCACAATAGCTTTAAGTATGATGTGTTTTTGAACTTCGGAGGTAAAGACACACGCAACAACTTCATCGATCATATTTATTATGCTCTTCAGCAAAAAAGCATTTACACTTACACGGACGACAAGAGAATCAAGAAAGGGGAAAGGATCAGTGATGAGCTCTTAGGATCCATTGAAGACTCAAAATTCTACATCATTGTATTCTCAGAGAACTATGCATCTTCGTCATGGTGCTTGGATGAGCAGTTGAAGATAATAGAATGTCAGAAGATAACCGAGCATACAACTTACCCTGTCTTCTATGACGTGGAACCCTCAGAAGTCCGCAAACAGAGTGGAGCAGTTAGAGAAGCCTTTGCCAAACATGGAAACAAAGAGGTTGCTGGAAAATGGAGAGAGGCTCTGAAAGAAGCTGCAAATATGGTCAGGTGGGAGTTGAAGAACATTGCTGATGG GGTTTCTTTAAAATACAGACATGAAGCTAAATTTATCCAAAAAATTGTTGAAGAGCTTTCATTAGAATTacgtgatgggttttag
- the LOC111911940 gene encoding TMV resistance protein N-like codes for METRVNYAVSSLRSGFDDDVGMIGIKGMGGGGKTTLARAVLNQIYNQFQGKCFIENVSSVHDGKNIIKRLMRSRKVLVVLDDVDHIDQLEALVGESNWFKPGSTVIFTTRDEQVLVAHGMKLICNVKLLSDTEGICLFNRYAFGRVIPIERYTRLSKQVIHYAGGLPLTIRVLGSFLCGKNELEWMDAIERLKIIPLMETMKKLELSYIGLEEDYKEIFLDVACLLQGEPKHLALEALESYGFYARNGLRVLEQRSLITIDGKHMGMHDYI; via the exons ATGGAGACACGGGTCAATTATGCGGTATCATCTTTAAGAAgtggttttgatgatgatgttggCATGATCGGTATCAAGGGGATGGGAGGTGGTGGGAAGACGACTTTGGCCAGAGCGGTTTTGAATCAAATATATAATCAATTTCAAGGTAAATGCTTCATTGAGAAT GTAAGTAGTGTTCATGATGGGAAAAACATCATCAAGAGGCTGATGCGTAGTAGAAAGGTCCTTGTTGTTCTAGATGATGTGGACCATATAGACCAGCTTGAGGCATTAGTCGGTGAGTCGAATTGGTTTAAACCGGGAAGTACAGTTATCTTCACAACAAGAGATGAGCAAGTTCTTGTAGCACACGGAATGAAGTTGATTTGTAATGTCAAACTGTTATCCGATACAGAAGGAATTTGCCTCTTCAATAGGTATGCATTTGGGAGAGTGATTCCAATTGAAAGGTATACACGACTATCAAAACAAGTCATACATTATGCTGGTGGTCTTCCTTTGACAATAAGAGTTTTGGGTTCGTTTCTTTGTGGTAAAAATGAGCTTGAATGGATGGATGCCATAGAAAGGCTAAAAATAATTCCATTAATGGAAACTATGAAAAAGTTGGAATTAAGCTATATAGGTCTAGAGGAGGATtacaaagaaatatttttggatGTCGCATGCTTGCTGCAAGGTGAGCCAAAACATTTGGCACTAGAAGCACTTGAAAGCTATGGATTTTACGCTAGAAATGGTTTAAGAGTTCTTGAGCAAAGATCTCTCATAACCATTGATGGTAAGCATATGGGCATGCATGACTATATTTAG
- the LOC111911915 gene encoding pentatricopeptide repeat-containing protein At3g02330, mitochondrial — translation MPNGHRAKELLHMFKPLNISQLCFASFVVPFFPKQYSTHTHTVAKPLTTSVKRTFSHLYQRCSDRKDLRHGKEAHAHMIVSGFEPTVFVTNCLIQMYLKCSNMEYAHRVFDRMPQRDTVSWNAMIFGYAGIGLLNIAQEMFDLMPERDVVSWNTLISGYLHNGSYWKSLEIFTRIRREGVGLDATTFAVVLKASLGLEDYSLGVQIHGLLIRMGFVHDVVAASATVDMYAKCKKLKESITFFEEMPVKNWVSWSALIAGCVQNDEFLSGLKLFKNMQKEGLGISQSTYASLFRSCACLSALQFGSQLHAHSLKMDFGSDTIVGTATLDMYAKCGQLSDSKKLFHTLSTHNLQSYNAIITGCARLNQGFEALQLFHNLRNTDLGFDDISLSGAFSACAVIKAYTFGLQLQGLTIKSKFLSNVCVQNAILDMYGKCGALADARQVFDEMPTRDAVSWNTIIAAYEQNGNVHETLQLLVQMLSSRFEPDEFTFGSVLKGCSSLKSLKHGMEVHGRIVKSGVSFESFVGSALVDMYSKCGNIEDAKKLHERMEEQTMVSWNAIISGFSTQEQSEESQRFFSKMLESGTKPDNFTFATVLDTCANLATINLGTQIHAQIIKQEMQTDVFISSTLVDMYSKCGNMQDSRLMFEKTVNKDFVTWNAMICGYSQHGLGEEALSVFESMKVNNVKPNHATFVSVLRACAHVGLVEKGLSYFNSMATNYGLEPQLEHYSCMVDILGRAGKVKEALKVINDMPMEADDVIWRTLLGVCKLQKNVEVGELAASWLVKWDPQDSSAYVLLGNIYADVGMWEEVSKVRKKMRCGGLKKEPGCSWIEVKSELHMFVIGDNAHPRCKQIYEKLDELISEMRWLDDHDPFEGWMGA, via the coding sequence ATGCCTAACGGTCACCGCGCTAAAGAATTACTTCATATGTTCAAGCCACTCAACATCTCTCAGCTTTGCTTTGCAAGTTTCGTTGTCCCGTTTTTCCCCAAACAATACTCTACCCATACACACACCGTTGCCAAACCCTTGACTACTTCTGTGAAAAGAACATTCTCCCACTTATACCAACGATGTTCAGATCGAAAGGACCTTCGTCATGGAAAAGAAGCGCATGCTCATATGATTGTATCTGGGTTCGAACCCACTGTCTTCGTTACGAATTGTTTAATCCAAATGTACTTAAAGTGTTCCAACATGGAGTATGCTCACAGAGTGTTCGATAGAATGCCTCAAAGAGACACGGTTTCTTGGAACGCTATGATTTTCGGGTATGCAGGGATCGGGCTACTGAATATTGCTCAAGAGATGTTTGATTTAATGCCCGAGAGAGATGTGGTTTCGTGGAATACATTAATTTCAGGGTACTTACATAATGGAAGTTATTGGAAATCCCTTGAAATTTTCACGCGTATCCGAAGGGAGGGTGTGGGGTTGGATGCGACTACATTTGCTGTGGTTCTGAAGGCCAGTTTGGGTTTGGAGGATTATAGTTTAGGTGTTCAGATTCATGGACTTTTAATTCGTATGGGATTTGTTCATGATGTGGTGGCTGCAAGTGCAACTGTAGATATGTATGCAAAATGCAAGAAACTGAAGGAATCCATAACCTTTTTCGAAGAAATGCCTGTGAAAAATTGGGTTTCATGGAGTGCTTTGATTGCTGGTTGTGTTCAAAACGATGAGTTTTTAAGTGGCTTAAAACTATTCAAGAATATGCAAAAAGAAGGATTAGGAATTAGCCAATCAACTTACGCAAGCCTTTTCAGATCATGTGCATGCTTATCTGCTTTACAGTTTGGTTCTCAATTGCATGCCCATTCATTAAAGATggactttggctctgataccatagtAGGAACTGCAACTTTAGACATGTATGCAAAATGTGGCCAGTTATCTGATTCCAAAAAACTTTTTCACACCTTATCAACCCATAATTTACAATCATACAACGCGATTATCACAGGTTGTGCTCGTTTGAATCAAGGATTTGAAGCATTGCAGCTGTTTCATAATCTGAGAAACACTGATCTTGGTTTTGATGACATTAGTTTATCTGGTGCTTTTAGCGCATGTGCTGTAATCAAAGCGTATACATTTGGACTCCAATTACAGGGGTTAACAATCAAAAGTAAGTTCCTATCAAACGTTTGTGTACAAAACGCGATTCTTGACATGTATGGAAAGTGTGGAGCTTTAGCTGATGCACgccaagtgtttgatgaaatgccaacACGGGATGCAGTCTCATGGAACACAATCATTGCTGCTTATGAACAAAACGGAAACGTACATGAAACCCTTCAACTTCTTGTTCAAATGCTAAGTTCACGTTTTGAACCCGATGAATTCACTTTTGGTAGTGTCTTAAAAGGCTGTTCTAGTCTGAAATCTTTAAAACATGGAATGGAAGTTCATGGTAGAATTGTGAAATCAGGAGTGAGTTTTGAATCTTTTGTTGGAAGTGCTCTAGTAGACATGTATTCCAAATGTGGAAACATTGAAGATGCAAAGAAACTCCATGAAAGAATGGAAGAACAAACTATGGTGTCATGGAATGCAATCATTTCAGGGTTCTCAACACAAGAACAAAGCGAAGAATCCCAAAGATTCTTTTCAAAAATGTTGGAATCGGGAACCAAACCCGACAACTTCACATTCGCGACAGTTCTCGACACGTGTGCGAATCTTGCAACCATCAATCTAGGAACACAAATACACGCACAAATCATCAAACAAGAAATGCAAACCGATGTGTTCATTTCAAGCACTCTTGTGGACATGTACTCAAAATGTGGCAACATGCAAGATTCAAGATTGATGTTTGAGAAAACCGTAAATAAAGATTTTGTGACATGGAACGCGATGATTTGTGGGTATTCTCAACACGGGCTTGGAGAGGAAGCTTTAAGTGTTTTcgagtcaatgaaagtcaacaacGTGAAGCCAAACCATGCGACTTTTGTTTCGGTTCTTCGTGCGTGTGCTCATGTGGGGTTAGTTGAAAAGGGGTTGAGTTACTTTAACTCGATGGCTACTAACTATGGTTTGGAGCCTCAGTTAGAGCATTACTCATGTATGGTTGATATATTGGGGAGGGCGGGGAAAGTGAAGGAGGCGTTGAAGGTTATAAATGATATGCCTATGGAGGCGGATGATGTTATTTGGAGGACTTTACTTGGAGTTTGTAAGTTACAAAAGAATGTGGAGGTGGGTGAGTTGGCAGCGAGTTGGCTTGTGAAGTGGGACCCGCAAGATTCAAGTGCGTATGTGCTTTTAGGGAATATTTATGCGGATGTTGGGATGTGGGAAGAGGTGTCGAAGGTAAGGAAAAAGATGAGGTGTGGTGGATTAAAGAAAGAACCGGGGTGTAGTTGGATTGAGGTGAAGTCGGAGTTGCATATGTTTGTTATTGGGGATAATGCTCATCCTAGATGTAAACAGATTTATGAGAAGTTGGATGAGTTAATAAGTGAGATGAGATGGTTAGATGATCATGATCCCTTTGAGGGGTGGATGGGAGCATAA
- the LOC111911914 gene encoding GTP-binding nuclear protein Ran-3, with the protein MALPNQQTVDYPSFKLVIVGDGGTGKTTFVKRHLTGEFEKKYEPTIGVEVHPLDFFTNCGKIRFYCWDTAGQEKFGGLRDGYYIHGQCAIIMFDVTARLTYKNVPTWHRDLCRVCENIPIVLCGNKVDVKNRQVKAKQVTFHRKKNLQYYEISAKSNYNFEKPFLYLARKLAGDPNLHFVESPALAPPEVQIDIAAQQQHEAELAAAASQPLPDDDDDAFE; encoded by the exons ATG GCGTTGCCGAATCAGCAAACCGTTGATTACCCGAGTTTCAAGCTTGTAATTGTCGGCGATGGTGGAACTG GAAAAACCACCTTCGTGAAGAGACATTTAACTGGAGAATTCGAGAAGAAATATGAAC CAACCATTGGTGTTGAAGTTCACCCCTTGGATTTCTTCACTAACTGTGGAAAGATTCGATTTTACTGCTGGGACACAGCCGGACAGGAGAAATTTGGTGGTCTTCGTGATGGTTATTA CATTCATGGTCAATGTGCCATCATCATGTTTGATGTAACTGCAAGGTTGACTTACAAGAATGTTCCCACATGGCATCGTGATCTTTGCCG TGTTTGCGAGAACATCCCAATTGTGCTATGTGGAAACAAAGTTGATGTGAAGAATCGACAAGTGAAAGCAAAACAAGTTACTTTCCACAGAAAGAAGAACTTGCAGTATTATGAAATCTCAGCCAAGAGTAATTACAACTTTGAGAAGCCTTTCCTTTATCTTGCCAGGAAACTTGCTGG CGACCCCAACTTGCATTTTGTTGAGTCTCCTGCTCTAGCTCCACCAGAGGTGCAAATTGACATTGCTGCTCAACAACA GCATGAGGCAGAGCTTGCTGCAGCTGCAAGCCAGCCACTtccagatgatgatgatgatgcttttGAATAG